Genomic segment of Candidatus Binatia bacterium:
AGACCTTGCTGTCGGGCGAAAACTCCACCAGCAGGTCGACGTCGCTGTCCGGCGTCATTTCGCCGCGCGCCGCCGAGCCGAACAAGGCCAGTCGATTGATGCCGTACTTGCGGCAGAGCCGCTTGAGCTTGGCGAGGGGAGGCGCCAATGTGCCGGTGGCAGGCTGAGCGGAATACTCGGCTCGCGGCGAGTGCAGCGTGTGTGCGACGGGTTCGGCCTTGCGCCTTCGCTGCGCTTTCGGCGCCTTGGCCGTCTTCTCGGCGAAGACGGATGCCTTGCGGAAGATCTCGGCCAGCTCCGGATAGAACGGCGCGGCGTGGTTGGCGCGGTAGCGCACCTGGTTGCCGGCCG
This window contains:
- a CDS encoding nucleotidyltransferase family protein; translation: AGNQVRYRANHAAPFYPELAEIFRKASVFAEKTAKAPKAQRRRKAEPVAHTLHSPRAEYSAQPATGTLAPPLAKLKRLCRKYGINRLALFGSAARGEMTPDSDVDLLVEFSPDSKVSLFDIPAMQDAFSAVFSGRKVDIVTPEILENTYRRKTILRDARVLYAA